One Pseudomonas sp. HOU2 genomic window carries:
- a CDS encoding TolC family outer membrane protein translates to MLRKLSLALAVSCASNAMAWAAEAPLSTKTDLVSVYQEAVDNNADLAAARAQYGAQKEVVPQARAGLLPNLSGGAEVADVRTSIDQPSAIANRSAHSYQATLAQPLFRADRWFQYQAAKDVNEQAALQLSATEQNLILQSAESYFNVLRSQDNLASTKAEEAAFKRQLDQSNERFDVGLSDKTDVLQSQASYDTARANRIVAQRQVDDAFEALITLTNRQYNSIQGIVHTLPILPPVPNDAKAWVDTAGKQNLNLLASNFAVSSAEQTLKQRKAGHLPTLDAVAKYEKGDNDALGFANPNAFGTPYSGNVDQRTLALQLNIPIYSGGLTSSQVRQSYAQLDQSEQQRESLRRQVVENTRNLHRAVNTDVEQVQARRQSIISNQSAVEATEIGYQVGTRNIVDVLDAQRQLYTSVRNYNNTRYDYILDNLRLKQAAGTLNPGDLEDLRRYLKADYNPDKDFLPPDLAKAAEAQLKARP, encoded by the coding sequence ATGCTGCGCAAACTTTCACTGGCTCTTGCCGTGTCTTGTGCGTCCAACGCAATGGCCTGGGCAGCAGAAGCGCCCTTGTCGACCAAGACCGATCTGGTCAGCGTCTATCAGGAAGCCGTCGACAACAACGCCGATCTGGCCGCCGCCCGCGCCCAGTACGGCGCCCAGAAAGAAGTGGTGCCGCAGGCCCGTGCCGGCTTGCTGCCGAACTTGTCTGGCGGCGCCGAAGTGGCGGATGTGCGCACCTCGATCGACCAGCCTTCGGCCATTGCCAATCGCAGCGCGCATTCCTATCAGGCGACCCTCGCCCAGCCCTTGTTCCGCGCTGACCGCTGGTTCCAGTACCAGGCTGCCAAGGACGTCAACGAACAAGCCGCGCTGCAACTCTCGGCCACCGAGCAGAATCTGATTCTGCAATCGGCCGAAAGCTACTTCAACGTGCTGCGCAGTCAGGACAACCTGGCCTCGACCAAGGCTGAAGAAGCCGCGTTCAAGCGTCAGCTCGACCAGTCCAACGAGCGCTTCGATGTCGGCCTGTCGGACAAGACCGACGTCCTGCAATCACAAGCCAGTTACGACACCGCGCGCGCCAACCGCATCGTTGCGCAGCGTCAGGTCGACGATGCGTTCGAAGCGCTGATCACCCTGACCAACCGTCAGTACAACTCGATTCAGGGCATCGTCCACACGCTGCCGATCCTGCCGCCGGTACCGAACGACGCCAAGGCCTGGGTCGACACCGCGGGCAAACAGAACCTCAATCTGCTGGCGAGCAACTTTGCGGTCAGTTCCGCCGAACAGACCCTCAAGCAGCGCAAGGCCGGCCACTTGCCGACCCTCGATGCCGTGGCCAAATACGAAAAGGGTGACAACGACGCCCTCGGCTTTGCCAACCCGAACGCCTTCGGTACGCCGTACAGTGGCAACGTCGATCAACGTACCCTGGCGCTGCAACTGAATATTCCGATCTACAGCGGCGGGCTGACCAGTTCGCAAGTGCGCCAGTCCTATGCGCAACTGGATCAGAGCGAGCAACAGCGCGAGTCCCTGCGCCGGCAAGTGGTGGAAAACACCCGCAACCTGCACCGCGCGGTGAACACCGATGTCGAGCAGGTGCAGGCACGACGTCAGTCGATCATCTCCAACCAGAGCGCGGTGGAAGCCACGGAAATCGGTTATCAGGTGGGGACGCGCAACATCGTCGACGTGCTCGATGCCCAGCGTCAGCTGTACACCTCGGTGCGCAACTACAACAACACCCGCTACGACTACATCCTCGACAACCTGCGCCTGAAGCAGGCGGCGGGGACATTGAATCCGGGTGACCTGGAAGATCTGCGGCGCTATCTGAAAGCCGACTACAACCCGGACAAGGACTTCCTGCCACCGGATCTGGCCAAGGCAGCCGAGGCGCAGCTCAAGGCACGCCCGTAA
- a CDS encoding YqiA/YcfP family alpha/beta fold hydrolase: protein MSGSILYIHGFNSAPASKKACQLVAVMERLGLSEQLRVPALHHHPREAIGQLQQAIAELGRPLLVGSSLGGYYATHLAERHGLKALLVNPAVSPHRMFDGYLGTQKNLYTDETWELTHDHVTALAELEVPAPVDAQRYQVWLQTGDETLDYRLAQQYYRACALRIQAGGDHGYQGFAEQLPALLSFAGIGADLYQAIDFTAL from the coding sequence ATGTCCGGTTCGATCCTCTATATCCACGGTTTCAACAGCGCGCCGGCCTCGAAAAAGGCCTGTCAGCTGGTCGCGGTGATGGAGCGGTTGGGGTTGAGCGAGCAATTGCGTGTCCCGGCGCTGCACCACCATCCGCGTGAAGCCATCGGTCAGTTGCAGCAGGCGATTGCCGAGCTGGGCCGGCCGTTGCTGGTGGGAAGCTCCCTCGGCGGCTACTATGCGACTCACCTGGCTGAGCGCCACGGCTTGAAAGCCCTGCTGGTCAACCCGGCGGTCAGCCCGCACCGGATGTTCGACGGCTACCTGGGCACGCAGAAAAACCTGTATACCGATGAAACCTGGGAATTGACCCACGACCATGTGACGGCCCTGGCCGAGCTGGAAGTGCCGGCGCCCGTGGATGCACAGCGTTATCAGGTGTGGTTGCAGACCGGCGATGAAACACTGGATTATCGCCTCGCCCAGCAGTATTACCGGGCCTGCGCCTTGCGCATTCAGGCCGGCGGCGACCATGGTTACCAGGGTTTTGCCGAACAATTACCGGCGTTGTTGAGTTTTGCCGGCATTGGCGCCGATTTGTATCAGGCAATCGATTTCACCGCACTGTGA
- the cytX gene encoding putative hydroxymethylpyrimidine transporter CytX yields MSIQPGTYSPDLAVPADKRVFGGRDLFSLWFSLGIGLMVLQTGALLAPGLGLSGSLLAIFLGTLVGVLLLAAVGVIGSDTGLSSMAALKLSLGSKGASLPALLNLLQLIGWGSFEIIVMRDAASLLGSRAFSEGSLWANPMLWTLCFGALATLLAVSGPLTFVRKILRKWGIWLILAACIWLTWNLFAKADLAALWARAGDGSMPFAVGFDIAIAMPLSWLPLIADYSRFGKRAKNVFGGTAIGFFIGNFWLMSLGVAYTLAFAPSGEVNALLLALAGAGLGIPLLLILLDESENAFADIHSAAVSSGILLRLKVEHLALAIGVICTLIALLAPLAQYQNFLLLIGSVFAPLFGVVLVDHFILRKRSAQVASGALRWPALLAWLGGISTYHLLANLYPDVGATLPALVLAGLLQLVLGRAFSYGPETARV; encoded by the coding sequence TTGAGCATTCAACCCGGCACTTATTCCCCCGACCTCGCCGTACCCGCCGACAAGCGAGTATTCGGCGGTCGCGATCTGTTTTCCCTGTGGTTCTCCCTCGGTATCGGCCTGATGGTCTTGCAGACCGGTGCCTTGCTCGCGCCCGGTCTGGGCCTCTCCGGTTCGCTGCTGGCGATTTTCCTCGGCACGCTGGTTGGCGTGCTGCTGTTGGCCGCCGTTGGCGTGATCGGCAGCGACACCGGTCTGTCGTCGATGGCCGCGCTGAAACTGAGTCTCGGCAGCAAAGGCGCGAGCCTGCCGGCGCTGCTCAACCTGCTGCAACTGATCGGTTGGGGCTCGTTCGAAATTATCGTCATGCGCGACGCCGCCAGCCTGCTCGGCAGCCGTGCGTTCAGCGAAGGTTCGCTGTGGGCCAACCCGATGCTCTGGACCTTGTGCTTCGGCGCACTGGCGACTTTGCTCGCGGTCAGCGGGCCGCTGACGTTCGTGCGCAAGATCCTGCGTAAATGGGGTATCTGGCTGATCCTCGCCGCGTGCATCTGGCTGACCTGGAATCTGTTCGCCAAGGCTGATCTGGCGGCACTCTGGGCCCGTGCCGGGGACGGTTCGATGCCGTTTGCCGTGGGCTTCGACATTGCCATCGCGATGCCGCTGTCGTGGCTGCCGCTGATCGCCGATTACTCGCGTTTCGGCAAGCGGGCGAAGAACGTCTTCGGCGGCACCGCCATCGGTTTCTTCATCGGCAATTTCTGGTTGATGAGTCTCGGCGTGGCCTACACCCTGGCGTTTGCGCCGAGCGGTGAAGTCAATGCGTTGCTGCTGGCACTGGCCGGGGCCGGTCTGGGCATTCCGCTGTTGCTGATTCTGCTGGATGAGTCGGAAAACGCTTTCGCCGACATTCATTCGGCAGCGGTGTCGAGCGGGATTCTGTTGCGCCTGAAAGTCGAGCATCTGGCCTTGGCCATCGGCGTGATCTGCACCCTGATTGCACTGCTGGCGCCATTGGCGCAGTACCAGAACTTCCTGTTGCTGATCGGCTCGGTGTTTGCGCCGCTGTTCGGCGTGGTGCTGGTGGATCACTTCATCCTGCGCAAGCGCAGCGCTCAGGTGGCGTCAGGCGCATTGCGCTGGCCGGCGCTGTTGGCGTGGCTGGGCGGGATCAGCACCTACCACTTGCTGGCGAATCTGTATCCGGATGTCGGCGCGACCCTGCCGGCACTGGTGCTGGCAGGGCTGTTGCAGCTGGTGCTCGGGCGAGCCTTCAGTTACGGCCCGGAAACAGCTCGGGTTTGA
- the cpdA gene encoding 3',5'-cyclic-AMP phosphodiesterase, with product MPSVSALTTADPALLVQLSDSHLFAEADGTLLGMNTRESLQKVIELVLGQQPQIDLILATGDISQDGTLESYQQFRQMSAQIDAPARWIPGNHDEPLIMAEAAVQSALLESVVDIGNWRVTLLDSAVPGSVPGYLQDDQLQLLARSLSEAPERHHLVCFHHHPVSIGCSWMEPIGLRNPEAFFDVLDRFPQARAVLWGHVHQEIDRERNGVRLMASPSTCIQFEPGSDDFKVGEQAPGYRWLRLLPDGRLETGVERVTDFEFTVDYGSEGY from the coding sequence TTGCCGAGCGTATCCGCATTGACCACCGCCGATCCGGCGTTGCTGGTGCAGCTATCCGACAGTCACCTGTTCGCCGAGGCGGACGGCACGCTGCTGGGCATGAACACCCGCGAGAGCCTGCAAAAGGTCATTGAGCTGGTGTTGGGGCAGCAGCCGCAGATCGATCTGATCCTCGCCACCGGTGATATATCCCAGGACGGCACGCTGGAGTCGTACCAGCAGTTTCGCCAGATGAGTGCGCAGATCGATGCGCCGGCGCGCTGGATTCCCGGCAATCACGATGAGCCGCTGATCATGGCTGAGGCCGCGGTGCAAAGCGCACTGCTGGAGTCGGTGGTTGATATCGGCAACTGGCGCGTGACCCTGCTCGACTCGGCGGTGCCGGGTTCTGTGCCGGGTTATCTGCAGGACGATCAACTGCAACTGCTGGCGCGTTCGTTGAGTGAAGCTCCGGAGCGCCATCATCTGGTGTGCTTCCACCATCATCCGGTGTCGATCGGATGCTCGTGGATGGAGCCGATCGGTTTGCGCAACCCCGAAGCTTTTTTCGATGTGCTGGACCGTTTTCCCCAGGCCCGCGCAGTGCTGTGGGGGCATGTGCATCAGGAAATCGACCGCGAACGCAACGGCGTACGGCTGATGGCTTCGCCTTCGACCTGCATTCAGTTCGAGCCGGGCAGTGACGACTTCAAGGTCGGCGAGCAGGCACCGGGCTATCGCTGGTTGCGGCTGCTGCCGGACGGGCGGCTGGAAACCGGTGTCGAGCGCGTGACCGACTTCGAATTCACCGTCGATTACGGCTCCGAAGGCTACTGA
- a CDS encoding DUF1249 domain-containing protein codes for MVVNKLRDRYRVDLAGLQAACEANYARLMRLVPDMRNDPEARRIAVTQGEQMLGVLALEVLQTCPYTTTLQVRQEHSLPWLPVPQLEVQVYHDARMAEVISAEHARRFRGIYPYPNAAMHQPDEKAQLNLFLGEWLSHCLALGHEYEVVR; via the coding sequence ATGGTCGTAAACAAGTTGCGCGATCGCTATCGAGTCGACCTCGCCGGGCTGCAAGCTGCCTGCGAGGCCAACTACGCGCGCCTGATGCGACTGGTGCCGGACATGCGCAACGACCCCGAGGCGCGGCGGATCGCCGTGACCCAGGGTGAGCAGATGCTCGGCGTGCTGGCCCTCGAAGTGCTGCAGACCTGCCCGTACACCACCACGTTGCAGGTGCGTCAGGAACACAGTCTGCCGTGGCTGCCGGTACCGCAACTGGAAGTGCAGGTTTATCACGACGCGCGCATGGCCGAGGTCATCAGTGCCGAGCATGCACGACGCTTTCGCGGCATCTATCCTTACCCGAACGCCGCGATGCATCAGCCGGATGAAAAGGCCCAGCTCAATCTGTTCCTGGGGGAATGGCTGAGCCATTGTCTGGCCCTGGGGCACGAGTACGAAGTCGTACGCTAG
- the waaA gene encoding lipid IV(A) 3-deoxy-D-manno-octulosonic acid transferase, producing MNRTLYTALFYLGLPLVAIRLWLRSRKAPAYAKRIGERFSCGMPSLQPGGIWVHAVSVGESIAAAPMIRALLQCYPQLPITVTCMTPTGSERIQALFANEPRIQHCYLPYDLPCAAARFLDHAKPKLAVIMETELWPNHIHQCAMRGIPVALANGRLSERSARGYGRFSKLTAPMLAEMSFFAVQTEAEAQRFRDLGARPQTVEVTGSIKFDLTIDPQLLQRAHELRGQWQALERPVWIAASTHEGEDEVVLDAHRRLLANYPNALLILVPRHPERFNSVFELCQREGFATVRRSTGANVEANTSVLLGDTMGELLFLYALADSAFVGGSLVPNGGHNLLEPAALAKPVISGPHLFNFLDIAAQMREAGALAEVDDAEGLAVEVQRLFELPRDAQRMAEAGLAVMRRNQGALQRLLDGLGKLIR from the coding sequence ATGAATAGAACTCTCTACACCGCGCTGTTTTACCTGGGGCTGCCATTGGTGGCGATTCGGCTGTGGCTGCGCTCGCGCAAGGCCCCGGCATATGCCAAACGGATTGGCGAGCGCTTTTCCTGCGGGATGCCGTCACTGCAGCCCGGCGGGATCTGGGTGCACGCGGTGTCGGTTGGCGAAAGCATTGCTGCTGCGCCGATGATTCGCGCCTTGCTGCAATGTTATCCACAGTTGCCGATCACCGTGACTTGCATGACCCCGACCGGTTCGGAACGGATTCAGGCACTGTTCGCCAATGAGCCGCGCATCCAGCATTGTTATCTGCCCTATGACTTGCCGTGCGCAGCGGCGCGTTTTCTGGATCACGCCAAACCGAAACTCGCCGTGATCATGGAAACCGAACTGTGGCCCAACCACATTCACCAGTGCGCCATGCGCGGTATTCCTGTTGCGCTGGCAAACGGCCGACTGTCCGAGCGTTCCGCCAGAGGTTATGGCCGCTTCAGCAAACTGACTGCGCCGATGCTCGCCGAGATGAGTTTTTTTGCGGTGCAGACCGAGGCTGAAGCTCAGCGCTTCCGTGATCTCGGCGCGCGTCCGCAGACGGTCGAGGTCACCGGCTCAATCAAGTTCGACCTGACCATCGACCCGCAGCTGCTGCAGCGCGCCCATGAACTGCGCGGCCAGTGGCAGGCGCTGGAGCGCCCGGTGTGGATCGCCGCCAGCACTCACGAAGGCGAAGACGAAGTGGTGCTCGACGCCCATCGCCGGCTGCTGGCGAACTACCCGAATGCGCTGCTGATTCTGGTGCCGCGCCATCCCGAGCGCTTCAACTCGGTGTTCGAGTTGTGTCAGCGCGAAGGCTTTGCCACGGTGCGCCGATCCACCGGTGCCAATGTCGAGGCAAACACCTCGGTGCTGCTCGGCGACACCATGGGCGAGTTGCTGTTTCTCTATGCACTGGCCGACAGCGCCTTTGTCGGTGGCAGCCTGGTGCCCAACGGCGGGCACAATCTGCTGGAACCGGCGGCACTGGCCAAACCGGTGATCAGCGGCCCGCACCTGTTCAACTTCCTCGACATCGCCGCGCAAATGCGCGAAGCCGGGGCGTTGGCCGAAGTGGATGATGCCGAAGGGCTGGCGGTGGAAGTGCAGCGCCTGTTCGAATTACCCCGCGATGCGCAACGCATGGCCGAGGCCGGGCTGGCGGTGATGCGGCGTAATCAGGGGGCGTTGCAGCGGTTGCTGGATGGGCTGGGCAAGTTGATTCGCTGA
- a CDS encoding multidrug efflux SMR transporter, producing the protein MNAYAFLAIAICAEVIATVSMKAVKGLSTPLPLILVIIGYGIAFWMLTLVVRTVPVGVAYAVWAGMGIVMVSVAALFIYGQKLDVPAMLGMALIVLGVVVIQLFSKTAGH; encoded by the coding sequence ATGAACGCCTACGCCTTTCTGGCTATCGCCATCTGCGCCGAAGTGATCGCCACGGTTTCGATGAAAGCGGTCAAAGGCTTGAGTACACCGCTGCCGCTGATTCTGGTCATCATCGGCTACGGTATCGCGTTCTGGATGCTGACTCTGGTGGTACGCACCGTGCCGGTCGGCGTGGCGTATGCCGTGTGGGCGGGCATGGGCATCGTGATGGTCAGTGTCGCGGCGCTGTTCATTTATGGGCAGAAGCTGGACGTGCCGGCAATGCTCGGGATGGCGTTGATCGTGCTCGGCGTGGTGGTCATCCAGCTGTTCTCCAAGACCGCAGGGCATTAA
- a CDS encoding RsiV family protein, translating to MSLFKIASVAAIALTLGACANLFQPNYRTPLDTTRDASETLKPGCSNPDCPLVNIDTVHFAAEPALDGIIEKRLLQMTRTETNAPVAPTLAAYREQFLRTAGPRNSSYLQAKVREQHDGLVIIELSSYLDTGGAHGTPGRGFINYSRQQHKVLNLSDMLLPGQEDAFWKAAQVAHNSWLISTKLDQEADFVKSWPFVKTPNVALTYGGVILKYDVSTIAPYALGHVELKIPYPRLNGILKPELFPGRN from the coding sequence ATGTCGCTTTTCAAAATTGCCTCCGTGGCCGCCATCGCCCTGACCCTGGGCGCCTGCGCCAACCTGTTCCAGCCCAACTACCGCACGCCGCTGGACACCACCCGCGACGCGTCGGAAACCCTGAAACCCGGCTGTTCCAACCCGGACTGCCCGCTGGTGAATATCGATACCGTGCACTTCGCCGCCGAACCTGCGCTGGACGGCATCATCGAAAAACGCCTGCTGCAAATGACCCGCACCGAGACCAACGCCCCGGTTGCGCCGACCCTGGCCGCCTATCGTGAGCAGTTCCTGCGTACCGCCGGCCCGCGCAACAGCAGCTATCTGCAGGCCAAGGTACGCGAGCAGCATGACGGCTTGGTGATCATCGAGCTGTCGAGCTACCTCGACACCGGCGGCGCCCATGGCACCCCGGGGCGCGGTTTCATCAACTATTCGCGCCAGCAGCATAAAGTGCTGAACCTGTCGGACATGTTGCTGCCGGGTCAGGAAGACGCGTTCTGGAAAGCGGCGCAAGTGGCGCACAACAGCTGGCTGATCAGCACCAAGCTCGATCAGGAAGCGGATTTCGTGAAGAGCTGGCCGTTCGTGAAAACCCCGAACGTGGCGCTGACCTACGGTGGCGTGATCCTCAAGTACGACGTGAGCACCATCGCGCCTTACGCGCTGGGCCACGTCGAACTGAAGATCCCTTACCCGCGCCTGAACGGCATTCTCAAACCCGAGCTGTTTCCGGGCCGTAACTGA
- a CDS encoding LysR family transcriptional regulator, with protein sequence MNTQWNLEQLRAFVSVAEQRSFSAVARQQRKAQSAISSAIAMLEDDLGVSLFERSSGRQPRLTEAGEALLEEAREVLRQCERLNGRAMAMMRGQEAQLRVAQDEAMPYQALVESFDALAEQFPSLEVQLTSAAQGEVARKLVERRADLGLLFYHDEIPEALERRVLGRVEMVTVCGINHPLATQSYVTCQQLAQHRQLLMSTQTSVYPGNEPASPQVWRADSFYVMAEWLVRDLGWAWLPRHVVQYSAYQGLMVELDSEWTPPALVVELVWRRDEPLGPAARWLAERFAVHLRAIGDKSR encoded by the coding sequence ATGAACACCCAGTGGAATCTGGAACAACTGCGCGCTTTCGTCAGCGTCGCCGAACAGCGTTCGTTTTCTGCTGTGGCGCGCCAGCAACGCAAGGCGCAGTCGGCGATCAGTAGCGCCATTGCCATGCTGGAGGATGATCTGGGCGTCAGCCTGTTCGAGCGTAGCAGTGGTCGCCAGCCCCGGCTCACCGAAGCCGGTGAAGCGCTGCTCGAAGAGGCGCGTGAGGTGTTGCGCCAATGCGAGCGCCTCAATGGTCGGGCAATGGCGATGATGCGTGGTCAGGAAGCGCAGCTTCGAGTTGCTCAGGACGAGGCGATGCCCTATCAGGCACTGGTGGAAAGCTTCGACGCGCTGGCCGAGCAATTTCCCAGCCTCGAAGTGCAGCTGACCAGCGCCGCCCAGGGTGAAGTCGCCCGCAAACTGGTCGAGCGTCGCGCCGATCTCGGCCTGCTGTTCTATCACGATGAAATTCCCGAGGCACTGGAGCGCCGGGTATTGGGACGGGTGGAAATGGTCACCGTCTGCGGGATCAATCATCCACTGGCGACGCAGTCCTACGTCACTTGCCAGCAACTGGCGCAGCATCGGCAGCTGCTGATGTCGACGCAGACCAGTGTCTACCCCGGCAACGAACCGGCCAGCCCGCAAGTCTGGCGCGCTGACAGTTTCTACGTGATGGCCGAATGGCTGGTGCGGGATCTGGGCTGGGCCTGGCTGCCCCGGCATGTGGTGCAGTATTCGGCCTATCAGGGGTTGATGGTCGAACTGGACAGCGAATGGACCCCGCCGGCGCTGGTGGTGGAACTGGTCTGGCGCCGAGATGAGCCTCTGGGGCCGGCGGCGCGCTGGCTGGCGGAACGTTTTGCCGTGCACTTGCGGGCGATTGGCGACAAAAGTCGATAA
- a CDS encoding NUDIX domain-containing protein, whose translation MTDFANATPATVDVVKRERCYEGFYKLDRLHLRHELFAGGMSREINREVFVRHDAVCLLPYDPKRDEVVLLEQFRVGAMGKTDNPWLVELVAGLIDKAEVPEEVAHREAQEEAGLDIKALWPMTQYFPSPGGSNEFVHLFLGHCSTEGVGGLHGLEEEAEDIRVTVWAFEDALQAVRDGRIANAASIIALQWLALNRAEVRGLWS comes from the coding sequence ATGACAGATTTTGCCAACGCCACTCCGGCCACCGTCGACGTCGTAAAGCGCGAGCGCTGCTACGAGGGCTTCTACAAGCTCGACCGTTTGCACCTGCGCCATGAACTGTTCGCCGGCGGCATGAGCCGCGAGATCAACCGCGAAGTCTTCGTGCGTCACGATGCCGTGTGCCTGCTGCCTTACGATCCAAAGCGCGATGAAGTGGTGCTGCTCGAGCAGTTTCGCGTCGGTGCCATGGGCAAGACCGACAACCCGTGGCTGGTTGAACTGGTCGCCGGTCTGATCGACAAGGCCGAAGTGCCGGAAGAAGTTGCTCACCGCGAGGCGCAGGAGGAAGCTGGGCTGGATATCAAGGCCCTGTGGCCGATGACCCAATATTTCCCGTCGCCGGGCGGCAGCAACGAATTCGTGCATTTGTTCCTGGGGCACTGCAGCACCGAAGGCGTAGGCGGCCTGCATGGGCTGGAGGAAGAAGCAGAAGACATCCGCGTCACGGTCTGGGCCTTTGAAGATGCCTTGCAGGCCGTCCGTGACGGACGCATTGCCAACGCGGCGAGCATCATCGCCTTGCAATGGCTGGCGCTCAACCGCGCCGAAGTGAGGGGGTTATGGTCGTAA
- the thiC gene encoding phosphomethylpyrimidine synthase ThiC, protein MTTKAKNAINLSDSAKVDEQSVKPFTRSQKVYVQGSRPDIRVPMREITLDVTPTDFGGEINAPVTVYDTSGPYTDPNVVIDVRKGLGDVRSAWIDDRGDTERLPGLSSNFGQERLADPELTKLRFAHVNNPRRAKAGANVSQMHYARKGIITAEMEYVAIRENMKLQEARAAGLLTQQHAGHSFGASIPKEITAEFVREEIARGRAIIPANINHVELEPMIIGRNFLVKINGNIGNSALGSSIEEEVAKLTWGIRWGSDTVMDLSTGKHIHETREWIIRNSPVPIGTVPIYQALEKVNGVAEDLTWELFRDTLIEQAEQGVDYFTIHAGVLLRYVPLTAKRVTGIVSRGGSIMAKWCLAHHKENFLYTHFDEICEIMKAYDVSFSLGDGLRPGSIADANDEAQFGELETLGELTKIAWKHDVQCMIEGPGHVPMQLIKENMDKQLECCDEAPFYTLGPLTTDIAPGYDHITSGIGAAMIGWFGCAMLCYVTPKEHLGLPNKDDVKTGIITYKIAAHAADLAKGHPGAQIRDNALSKARFEFRWEDQFNLGLDPDTARSYHDETLPKDSAKVAHFCSMCGPKFCSMKITQEVREYAANQRIDAVDVDVAQGLAEQAERFKKEGSQLYKKV, encoded by the coding sequence ATGACGACAAAAGCAAAAAACGCGATCAACCTGAGTGACTCGGCCAAGGTCGACGAGCAATCGGTCAAGCCGTTCACCCGTTCGCAAAAAGTCTACGTTCAGGGCTCGCGCCCGGACATCCGCGTGCCGATGCGCGAAATCACCCTTGATGTGACCCCGACCGACTTCGGCGGCGAAATCAACGCGCCGGTCACCGTCTACGACACCTCCGGCCCGTACACCGATCCGAACGTGGTGATCGACGTGCGCAAAGGTCTGGGCGACGTGCGTTCGGCGTGGATCGACGACCGTGGCGACACCGAGCGTTTGCCAGGCCTGAGTTCCAACTTCGGTCAGGAGCGCCTCGCCGACCCTGAACTGACCAAACTGCGTTTCGCTCACGTCAACAACCCGCGCCGGGCCAAGGCCGGGGCCAACGTCAGCCAGATGCACTACGCGCGCAAAGGCATCATCACCGCCGAGATGGAATACGTCGCCATCCGCGAAAACATGAAGCTGCAAGAAGCCCGCGCCGCTGGCCTGTTGACTCAGCAACACGCCGGCCACAGCTTCGGCGCGAGCATCCCGAAAGAAATCACCGCTGAATTCGTCCGCGAAGAAATCGCCCGTGGTCGCGCGATCATTCCGGCCAACATCAACCACGTCGAACTGGAACCGATGATCATCGGCCGTAACTTCCTGGTGAAGATCAACGGCAACATCGGCAACAGCGCCCTGGGTTCGTCCATCGAAGAAGAAGTGGCGAAACTGACCTGGGGCATTCGCTGGGGTTCGGACACCGTGATGGACCTGTCCACCGGCAAACACATTCACGAAACCCGCGAGTGGATCATCCGCAACTCGCCGGTGCCGATCGGTACCGTGCCGATCTACCAGGCACTGGAGAAGGTCAACGGCGTCGCTGAAGACCTGACCTGGGAGCTGTTCCGCGACACGCTGATCGAGCAGGCCGAGCAGGGCGTCGACTACTTCACCATCCACGCCGGCGTGCTGTTGCGCTACGTGCCGCTGACCGCCAAGCGCGTGACCGGCATCGTTTCCCGTGGCGGTTCGATCATGGCCAAGTGGTGCCTGGCGCACCACAAAGAGAACTTCCTCTACACCCACTTCGACGAAATCTGCGAAATCATGAAGGCCTACGACGTCAGCTTCTCGCTGGGCGACGGCCTGCGTCCGGGCTCGATTGCCGACGCCAACGACGAAGCGCAATTCGGCGAACTGGAAACCCTCGGCGAGCTGACCAAGATCGCCTGGAAACACGACGTGCAGTGCATGATCGAAGGCCCGGGCCATGTGCCGATGCAGTTGATCAAGGAGAACATGGACAAGCAGCTGGAGTGCTGCGACGAGGCGCCGTTCTACACCCTCGGCCCGCTGACCACCGATATTGCGCCGGGTTACGACCACATCACCTCGGGTATCGGTGCGGCGATGATCGGCTGGTTCGGTTGCGCGATGCTCTGCTACGTGACGCCGAAGGAACACCTCGGCTTGCCGAACAAGGATGACGTGAAGACCGGGATCATCACCTACAAGATTGCCGCCCACGCAGCGGACTTGGCCAAAGGGCATCCGGGCGCGCAGATTCGCGACAACGCCTTGAGCAAGGCGCGTTTCGAATTCCGTTGGGAAGACCAGTTCAACCTCGGTCTCGATCCGGACACCGCGCGTTCGTATCACGACGAAACCCTGCCGAAGGACTCGGCCAAGGTCGCGCATTTCTGTTCGATGTGCGGGCCGAAATTCTGCTCGATGAAGATCACCCAGGAAGTCCGCGAGTATGCGGCCAACCAGCGGATCGACGCGGTCGACGTGGATGTCGCCCAAGGCCTGGCGGAACAGGCCGAGCGGTTCAAGAAGGAAGGCAGTCAGCTGTACAAGAAGGTTTGA